One window of the Eucalyptus grandis isolate ANBG69807.140 chromosome 6, ASM1654582v1, whole genome shotgun sequence genome contains the following:
- the LOC104451525 gene encoding sodium/calcium exchanger NCL2, with the protein MLGPGIFGASAFHVLGALPEALILLASGLLNSEEVAQEYVVTGVGLLAGSSILLLTLLWGTCVLLGSRKLSDGMEPNTLNSSRFSWKKFLSSLKGSGIITDSETSYTARIMVISAFPFIMIQIPDIFSVYSAQRVMILCSLAVSVGLLLLYFFYQIFEPWIQKRRLEYVKHEQLMLRIIQHLQRHALERLLTEDGAPNVHAIRRLFEEIDQDGDDAISPSELKELLQEIKFKHMHVDKDKAVDEIMKEFDIAGDQRISKDEFVTGFTKWLEEAKIVMDKRTYSNDSFKDLYQLFQPFIQKKKEERKLKKQIAAEILAHVQTKSVKTLFAENGTPDLPAIRRLFEQIDRNGDNSISRAELKELMMGIKFGDIPFDVDEVVSKVIEVFDRSGNSQINEEEFVAGLVNLLNTSGEGNKIRASKLNTSQDDFYQRTWEETDKLVDEDKGKGDAQKASWIWVKSMSSLLLGVIILAVLAEPLISSVQSFSKSAGIPPFFISFILVPLATNARGASLAIKAARHKKERTTSLTLSEIYGEVFMSNMLGFCVLLSLIYARDLTWEFSAEFLVVLIVCGLVGLIASFRSTFPVWTSILAYLLYPLSLLLVYVLDDVLNYS; encoded by the exons ATGCTCGGTCCTGGAATATTTGGGGCCAGTGCTTTCCATGTCCTTGGTGCTCTACCAGAGGCCTTAATACTTCTAG CATCGGGACTTCTGAACAGCGAAGAGGTGGCACAGGAATATGTCGTGACCGGTGTTGGGTTGCTGGCCGGATCCTCGATCCTGCTTCTGACATTGTTATGGGGAACTTGCGTCCTCCTTGGTAGCAGAAAATTATCTGATGGAATGGAACCCAACACTTTAAATTCAAGCAGATTTTCATGGAAGAAGTTCTTATCCTCCTTGAAAG GCTCCGGTATCATCACTGATTCAGAGACTAGCTACACTGCCAGGATCATGGTAATCTCAGCATTCCCATTCATCATGATACAAATCCCGGATATTTTCTCGGTATATTCAGCTCAACGTGTTATGATCCTCTGTTCGCTCGCTGTTTCAGTTGGGTTGCTGCTCTTATACTTCTTCTATCAG ATATTTGAGCCATGGATTCAAAAGAGAAGACTCGAGTATGTGAAACACGAGCAGTTAATGCTTCGAATCATACAACATCTGCAACGACACGCACTAGAAAGACTTCTCACAGAGGATGGAGCACCAAACGTACATGCTATAAGGAG GCTATTTGAAGAAATCGATCAAGATGGGGATGATGCTATATCGCCATCTGAATTAAAAGAGCTGTTGCAAGAAATTAAGTTCAAACACATGCACGTGGACAAAGATAAAGCGGTAGATGAAATAATGAAGGAATTTGACATTGCCGGTGACCAAAGGATAAGCAAAGATGAATTCGTCACTGGATTTACGAAATGGCTTGAGGAGGCAAAGATTGTGATGGACAAGCGAACTTACTCCAATGACTCTTTTAAGGACTTGTATCAG CTCTTTCAACCATTTAttcagaagaaaaaggaagagcgCAAACTGAAAAAGCAAATAGCCGCAGAAATTCTCGCGCATGTACAGACCAAGTCAGTCAAAACCCTATTCGCTGAAAATGGCACACCTGATCTGCCTGCTATTAGAAG ATTATTCGAACAGATTGATCGCAATGGAGACAACAGCATATCACGAGCTGAGCTGAAGGAACTAATGATGGGCATCAAGTTTGGTGACATACCCTTTGACGTAGATGAAGTAGTTTCAAAGGTCATTGAGGTCTTTGACAGAAGCGGAAACAGCCAGATAAATGAGGAGGAATTCGTTGCTGGATTGGTGAATTTGCTCAATACTTCAGGTGAAGGCAATAAGATCCGAGCGTCTAAGTTAAACACCAGTCAAGATGATTTCTACCAA AGAACTTGGGAAGAAACCGACAAATTGGTGGATGAAGATAAGGGAAAAGGAGATGCCCAGAAGGCGTCATGGATTTGGGTGAAGTCTATGTCGTCGTTGTTGCTCGGAGTTATCATATTAGCGGTCCTTGCAGAACCTCTCATCTCTAGTGTGCAGAGCTTTTCGAAATCAGCAGGCATACCGCCTTTCTTCATCTCATTCATATTGGTTCCTCTGGCCACAAACGCAAGAGGAGCTAGCTTGGCAATCAAAGCAGCCAGACATAAGAAGGAGCGAACCACTTCTCTAACACTTTCCGAG ATCTATGGAGAGGTGTTCATGAGCAACATGCTCGGCTTCTGCGTCCTCTTGTCGCTGATATACGCCCGCGACTTGACATGGGAATTCTCTGCTGAATTTCTTGTGGTGCTAATCGTGTGTGGTCTGGTGGGTCTGATTGCAAGCTTTAGGTCAACCTTCCCAGTTTGGACATCGATCCTGGCTTACTTGTTGTACCCTCTGTCACTTCTCTTGGTCTATGTTCTTGATGATGTCCTCAACTACTCCTAG
- the LOC104451523 gene encoding sodium/calcium exchanger NCL1-like: MKKQIAAEILAHVQTKSVKTLFFENGTPDLPAIRRLFEQIDRNGDNSISQAELKELMMGIKFGDIPFDVDEVVSKVIEVFDRSGNCQINEEEFVAGLVNLLDTSGEGNKIRASKLNTSQDDFYQRTWEETDKLVDEDKGKGDAQKTSWIWVKSMLSLLLGVIILAVLAEPLISSVQSFSKSAGIPSFFISFILVPLATNARGASAAIKAARHKKERTTSLTLSDIYGEVFMSNMLGFCVLLSLIYARDLTWEFSAEVLVVLIVCGVVGLIASFRSTFAVWTSILAYLLYPLSLLLVYVLDDVLNYS; encoded by the exons atgaaaaagcaaataGCCGCAGAAATTCTCGCGCATGTGCAGACCAAGTCAGTCAAAACCCTATTCTTTGAAAATGGCACACCTGATCTGCCTGCTATTAGAAG ATTATTCGAACAGATTGATCGCAATGGAGACAACAGCATATCACAAGCTGAGCTGAAGGAACTAATGATGGGCATCAAGTTTGGTGACATACCCTTTGACGTGGATGAAGTAGTTTCAAAGGTCATTGAGGTCTTTGACAGAAGCGGAAACTGCCAGATAAACGAGGAGGAATTCGTTGCTGGATTGGTGAATTTGCTCGATACTTCAGGTGAAGGCAATAAGATCCGAGCGTCTAAGTTAAACACCAGTCAAGATGATTTCTACCAA AGAACTTGGGAAGAAACCGACAAATTGGTGGATGAAGATAAGGGAAAAGGAGATGCCCAGAAGACGTCATGGATTTGGGTCAAGTCTATGTTGTCGTTGTTGCTCGGAGTTATCATATTAGCGGTCCTTGCTGAACCTCTCATCTCTAGTGTGCAGAGCTTTTCGAAATCAGCAGGCATACCGTCTTTCTTCATCTCATTCATATTGGTTCCTCTGGCCACAAACGCAAGAGGAGCTAGCGCGGCAATCAAAGCAGCCAGACATAAGAAAGAGCGAACCACTTCTCTAACACTTTCTGAT ATCTATGGAGAAGTGTTCATGAGCAACATGCTCGGCTTCTGCGTCCTCTTGTCGCTGATATACGCCCGTGACTTGACATGGGAATTCTCTGCTGAAGTTCTTGTGGTGCTAATCGTGTGTGGTGTGGTGGGTCTGATTGCAAGCTTCAGGTCAACCTTCGCAGTTTGGACATCGATCCTGGCTTACTTGTTGTACCCTCTGTCTCTTCTCTTGGTCTATGTTCTTGATGATGTCCTCAACTACTCTTAG
- the LOC104448505 gene encoding sodium/calcium exchanger NCL2, which produces MNLHIMCIRSIFILVAFLIVIATIDGRSVPGDSSPLISDGVDCGHDQHNGPPPDLILLKGAAGDLDDEDEVCEQMYGFLPCSYSIAGHLFLILVYEYLLFQGESCVASGSEQIFKMLGPGIFGASAFHVLGALPEALILLASGLLNSEEVAQEYVVTGVGLLAGSSILLLTLLWGTCVLLGSRKLSDGMEPNTLNSSKFSWKKFLSSLKGSGIITDLETSYTARIMVISAFPFIMIQIPDIFSVYSAQRVMILCSLAVSVGLLLLYFFYQIFEPWIQKRSLEYVKHEQLMLRIIQHLQRHALERLLTEDGAPNVHAIRRLFEEIDQDGDDAISPSELKELLQEIKFKHMHVDKDKAVDEIMKEFDIAGDQRISKDEFVTGFTKWLEEAKIAMDKRTYSNNSFKDLYQLFQPFIQKKKGERKLKKQIAAEILAHVQAKSVKTLFAENGTPDLPAIRRLFEQIDRNGDNSISQAELKELMMGIKFGDISFNVDEVVSKVIEVFDRSGNSQINEEEFVAGLVNLLDTSGEGSKIQASKLNTSQDDFYQRTWEETDKLVDEDKGKGDAKKASWIWVKSMSSLLLGVIILAVLAEPLISSVQSFSKSAGIPPFFISFILVPLATNARGASAAIKAARHKKERTTSLTLSEIYGEVFMSNMLGFCVLLSLIYVRDLTWEFSAEVLVVLIVCSLVGLIASFRSTFPVWTSILAYLLYPLSLLLVYVLDDVLNYS; this is translated from the exons ATGAATCTGCATATAATGTGCATTCGGAGCATCTTCATTCTTGTCGCATTTCTTATAGTAATCGCAACAATCGATGGCCGGTCTGTGCCGGGTGACTCTTCGCCGCTAATATCAGATGGCGTTGATTGCGGCCATGATCAGCATAATGGACCTCCTCCTGATTTGATTCTTCTCAAAGGAGCAGCGGGTGATCTGGACGATGAGGATGAAGTTTGTGAGCAGATGTATGGGTTCTTGCCATGCTCGTACAGCATAGCAGGTCACCTGTTCTTGATACTGGTTTACGAGTATCTGCTATTTCAGGGGGAGTCCTGCGTTGCTTCCGGGAGCGAGCAGATATTTAAGATGCTCGGTCCTGGAATATTTGGTGCCAGTGCTTTCCATGTCCTTGGTGCTCTACCGGAGGCCTTAATACTTCTAG CATCGGGACTTCTGAACAGCGAAGAGGTGGCACAGGAATATGTCGTGACCGGTGTTGGGTTGCTGGCCGGATCCTCGATCCTGCTTCTGACATTGTTATGGGGAACTTGCGTCCTCCTTGGTAGCAGAAAATTATCTGATGGAATGGAACCCAACACTTTAAATTCAAGCAAATTTTCATGGAAGAAGTTCTTATCCTCATTGAAAG GCTCCGGTATCATCACTGATTTAGAGACTAGCTACACTGCCAGGATCATGGTAATCTCAGCATTCCCATTCATCATGATACAAATCCCGGATATTTTCTCGGTATATTCAGCTCAACGTGTTATGATCCTCTGTTCGCTCGCTGTTTCAGTTGGGTTGCTGCTCTTATACTTCTTCTATCAG ATATTTGAGCCGTGGATTCAAAAGAGAAGTCTCGAGTATGTGAAACACGAGCAATTAATGCTTCGAATCATACAACATCTGCAACGACACGCACTAGAAAGACTTCTCACAGAGGATGGAGCACCAAACGTACATGCTATAAGGAG GCTATTTGAAGAAATCGATCAAGATGGGGATGATGCTATATCGCCATCCGAATTAAAAGAGCTGTTGCAAGAAATTAAGTTCAAACACATGCATGTGGACAAAGATAAAGCGGTAGATGAAATAATGAAGGAATTTGATATTGCCGGTGACCAAAGGATAAGCAAAGACGAATTCGTCACTGGATTCACGAAATGGCTTGAGGAGGCAAAGATTGCGATGGACAAGCGAACTTACTCGAATAACTCTTTTAAGGACTTGTATCAG CTCTTTCAACCATTTATtcagaagaaaaagggagagcgCAAACTGAAAAAGCAAATAGCCGCAGAAATTCTCGCGCATGTACAGGCCAAGTCAGTCAAAACCCTATTCGCTGAAAATGGCACGCCTGATCTGCCTGCTATTAGAAG ATTATTCGAACAGATTGATCGCAATGGAGACAACAGCATATCACAAGCTGAGCTGAAGGAACTAATGATGGGCATCAAGTTTGGTGACATATCCTTTAACGTGGATGAAGTAGTTTCGAAGGTCATTGAGGTCTTTGACAGAAGCGGAAACAGCCAGATAAATGAGGAGGAATTCGTTGCTGGATTGGTGAATTTGCTCGATACTTCAGGTGAAGGCAGCAAGATCCAAGCGTCTAAGTTAAACACCAGTCAAGATGATTTCTACCAA AGAACTTGGGAAGAAACCGACAAATTGGTGGATGAAGATAAGGGAAAAGGAGATGCCAAGAAGGCGTCATGGATTTGGGTCAAGTCTATGTCGTCGTTGTTGCTCGGAGTTATCATATTAGCGGTCCTTGCAGAACCTCTCATCTCTAGTGTGCAGAGCTTTTCGAAATCAGCAGGCATACCGCCTTTCTTCATCTCATTCATATTGGTTCCTCTGGCCACAAACGCAAGAGGAGCTAGCGCGGCAATCAAAGCAGCCAGACATAAGAAGGAGCGAACCACTTCTCTAACACTTTCCGAG ATCTATGGAGAAGTGTTCATGAGCAACATGCTCGGCTTCTGCGTCCTCTTGTCGCTGATATACGTCCGTGACTTGACATGGGAATTCTCTGCTGAAGTTCTTGTGGTGCTAATCGTGTGTAGTCTGGTGGGTCTGATTGCAAGCTTCAGGTCAACCTTCCCAGTTTGGACATCGATCCTGGCTTACTTGTTGTACCCTCTGTCACTTCTCTTGGTCTATGTTCTTGATGATGTCCTCAACTACTCCTAG
- the LOC120294324 gene encoding sodium/calcium exchanger NCL-like — protein sequence MCIRSIFILVAFLIVIATINGRSVPGDSFLLVSDGIDCGHDQHNGPPPDLILLKGAAGVLDDEDEVCEQMYGFLPCSYSIAGHLFLILVYEYLLFQGESFVASGSEQIFKMLGPGIFGASAFHVLGALPEALILLASGLLNSEEVAQEYVVTGVGLLAGSSILLLTLLWGTCVLLGSRKLSDGMEPNTSDSSKFSWKKFLSSMKGNISRFSSSINVIMSTL from the exons ATGTGCATTCGGAGCATCTTCATTCTTGTTGCATTTCTTATAGTAATCGCGACAATCAATGGCCGGTCTGTGCCGGGTGATTCTTTTCTGCTAGTTTCAGATGGCATTGATTGCGGCCATGATCAGCATAATGGGCCTCCTCCTGATTTGATTCTTCTCAAAGGAGCAGCGGGTGTTCTGGACGATGAGGATGAAGTTTGTGAGCAGATGTATGGGTTCTTGCCATGCTCGTACAGCATAGCAGGTCACCTGTTCTTGATACTGGTTTACGAGTATCTGCTGTTTCAGGGGGAGTCCTTCGTTGCTTCCGGGAGCGAGCAGATATTTAAGATGCTCGGTCCTGGAATATTTGGGGCCAGTGCTTTCCATGTCCTTGGTGCTCTACCGGAGGCCTTAATACTTCTAG CATCGGGACTTCTGAACAGCGAAGAGGTGGCACAGGAATATGTCGTGACCGGTGTTGGGTTGCTGGCCGGATCCTCGATCCTGCTTCTGACATTGTTATGGGGAACTTGCGTCCTCCTTGGTAGCAGAAAATTATCTGATGGAATGGAACCCAACacttcagattcaagcaaattTTCATGGAAGAAGTTCTTATCCTCAATGAAAGGTAACATTTCCAGATTTTCATCAAGCATTAACGTCATCATGTCAACTTTGTGA
- the LOC104448506 gene encoding sodium/calcium exchanger NCL: MAIHHASLLLLILLCLGGSVHSRSLLGARTPDPVSDGVDVRRGGGGGGPGSPYLQLLRSSSADAESASSCEETYGFLPCTASWPGNLFLIVVYGSLMFLAATYLSNGSELLLEILGPGIVGGLFLPMLGALPDAMLILVSGLSGSTETAQSQVSVGIGLLAGSTVMLLTVIWGSCIIVGKCDLHNSVAMDKQDTKGFSLKGSGVSTDLWTKYAARIMVFSVIPFIIVQLPQILNSTSGRHLAVLISLIVSLILLIAYCIYQVVQPWIQRRRLAYVEDKHVFFGFLRHIRTHPLGRLLTDDGKLDKDFAEKLFTTLDENGDGYLNAAELKALVVGMQFEEIDLNEDGAVDRIMKDFDSSNDCLLELPEFLDGISKWVSRARSSGAASGTKNLGTGKFLDDVHHQTTQEHAQLKSGDQTDEVTEGVGNPKLTTLKAVLLLVLGTIIAGAFADPLVDAVDNFSDATGIPTFFISFIALPLATNSSEAVSAIIFASRKKQRTASLTFSELYGAVTMNNLLCLSVFLAIVYIRGLTWDFSSEVLVILIVCFVMGTFASFRTTFPLWTFSLALLLYPFSLALVYVLDYIFGWS, from the exons ATGGCCATCCACCatgcctccctcctcctcctcattctCCTATGCCTCGGCGGCTCCGTCCATTCCCGCTCCCTCCTCGGGGCCCGGACGCCCGATCCCGTCTCCGATGGAGTCGACGTCcgtcgcggcggcggcggcggcggccccgGCTCGCCCTACCTGCAGCTCCTGCGGTCCTCCTCCGCCGACGCCGAATCCGCGTCGTCGTGCGAGGAGACGTACGGGTTCCTGCCCTGCACCGCCTCGTGGCCCGGCAACCTCTTCCTGATCGTCGTCTACGGGAGCCTCATGTTCTTGGCGGCCACGTACCTGTCCAACGGCAGCGAGCTGTTGCTGGAGATCCTGGGGCCCGGCATCGTCGGCGGCCTCTTCCTCCCCATGCTCGGCGCCCTCCCCGACGCCATGCTCATCCTCG TGTCTGGACTTTCTGGAAGCACAGAGACTGCTCAAAGTCAAGTTTCCGTTGGAATAGGCTTATTAGCTGGATCAACTGTCATGCTTCTCACAGTTATATGGGGATCTTGCATTATTGTTGGGAAGTGTGATCTTCATAACTCAGTTGCAATGGACAAACAAGATACAAAAGGATTTAGCCTGAAAG GCTCTGGTGTCAGTACAGATCTGTGGACAAAATATGCAGCAAGGATTATGGTCTTTTCAGTGATACCCTTCATTATTGTTCAATTGCCTCAAATTCTCAACTCGACTTCAGGGAGGCACTTGGCTGTCTTAATTTCGCTGATTGTCTCTCTGATACTGTTGATTGCATATTGTATCTATCAG GTTGTCCAGCCTTGGATACAGAGGCGGCGACTTGCTTATGTGGAAGATAAACAtgtcttttttggtttcttAAGACACATACGGACACATCCCCTGGGGAGGCTTCTTACAGATGATGGCAAACTAGATAAGGATTTCGCAGAGAA GCTTTTCACAACATTGGATGAAAATGGTGACGGATATCTAAATGCTGCAGAACTTAAAGCACTGGTAGTAGGAATGCAATTtgaagaaatagatttgaatgAGGACGGTGCTGTAGATAGAATCATGAAAGATTTTGACTCCTCAAATGATTGCCTTCTGGAATTGCCTGAGTTTTTGGATGGTATTTCTAAATGGGTTAGCAGGGCTAGGAGTTCAGGCGCTGCTTCCGGAACAAAAAACCTTGGTACAGGGAAGTTTCTAGACGACGTGCACCAT CAAACTACACAGGAGCATGCTCAATTGAAATCTGGGGATCAAACTGATGAGGTCACTGAAGGTGTTGGGAATCCTAAATTGACCACCTTAAAAGCAGTATTACTACTGGTCCTTGGAACAATCATTGCAGGGGCGTTCGCTGACCCTCTTGTAGATGCAGTTGACAATTTCTCAGACGCCACCGGTATTCCAACTTTCTTCATCTCCTTTATTGCTCTTCCCTTGGCTACCAACTCCAGTGAAGCCGTTTCAGCAATTATCTTTGCAAGtaggaaaaagcaaagaacaGCCTCACTTACTTTCTCTGAG CTATATGGGGCAGTAACCATGAACAATCTCCTTTGCCTATCAGTTTTCTTGGCTATTGTTTATATCAGAGGATTGACATGGGATTTCTCGTCTGAAGTGCTTGTTATTCTCATCGTTTGCTTTGTGATGGGAACCTTCGCCAGCTTCCGCACCACCTTCCCCTTGTGGACATTCTCACTGGCCTTActtctttatcctttttcctTGGCACTAGTTTATGTCCTGGATTATATTTTTGGCTGGTCATAG